A single region of the Amia ocellicauda isolate fAmiCal2 chromosome 8, fAmiCal2.hap1, whole genome shotgun sequence genome encodes:
- the sub1b gene encoding SUB1 regulator of transcription b, with amino-acid sequence MPKSKEVVSTSSSGSDSDSEVEKKAKRKKPTPPEKPAKKLKSGESSRAGGSSKSDKDDNMFQIGKMRYVSVRDFKGKVLIDIREYWMDQEGEMKPGRKGISLNPEQWNQLKEQISEIDDAVKRI; translated from the exons ATGCCCAAATCTAAGGAAGTTGTGTCTACGTCCTCCTCTGGAAGCGATTCAGACAGTGAAGTGGAGAAGAAG GCCAAGAGGAAGAAGCCAACACCCCCAGAGAAGCCAGCAAAGAAACTGAAGAGCGGGGAGAGCTCTCGGGCAGGTGGCTCATCCAAGAGTGATAAGGATGATAACATGTTCCAG ATTGGGAAGATGCGGTACGTCAGTGTCCGAGACTTCAAAGGCAAAGTCCTGATTGACATTCGAGAGTACTGGATGGACCAAGAAGGAGAGATGAAACCTGGACGCAAAG GTATCTCCTTAAATCCAGAGCAGTGGAACCAGCTTAAGGAACAGATCTCCGAAATCGATGATGCTGTAAAGAGAATATAA